The Sulfurospirillum halorespirans DSM 13726 genome has a window encoding:
- the purM gene encoding phosphoribosylformylglycinamidine cyclo-ligase, which produces MSTVSYKDAGVDIDAGNQFVENIKPLVKSTFDKNVIGGIGSFAGAYELPSGYQKPVILGATDGVGTKLKLAIDSGIYDTVGIDLVAMCANDLICNFGTPLFFLDYYAMSKLEIDAAVNIVKGIAEGCIQAECSLIGGETAEMPGMYHGKDFDLAGFAVGIAEKDEMNRLPHVKAGDVLIALPSSGVHSNGFSLVRKLFFDKLGYTFETEFDGKPLIETLLTPTRIYVKLFKALKPKINALAHITGGGIVENLPRVLPEGLQAQVYKSKIKTLPVFDFMSQYVEESEMHRTFNMGVGMILVVSPENVDDVLAHSDGYVIGELKTGERSAIML; this is translated from the coding sequence ATAGACGCGGGAAACCAATTTGTCGAAAATATTAAACCCCTGGTCAAGTCCACTTTTGATAAAAATGTTATCGGAGGCATTGGCTCTTTTGCAGGTGCTTATGAACTACCTTCAGGGTATCAAAAACCTGTTATTTTAGGTGCAACCGATGGCGTTGGAACCAAACTCAAACTGGCAATCGATTCAGGGATTTATGACACCGTTGGTATCGACTTAGTTGCCATGTGTGCGAACGATCTTATCTGTAACTTTGGAACGCCACTTTTCTTTTTGGATTACTATGCAATGAGCAAACTTGAGATCGATGCTGCTGTGAACATTGTCAAAGGTATTGCAGAGGGGTGTATTCAAGCCGAATGTTCTCTTATTGGTGGCGAAACGGCTGAAATGCCAGGCATGTATCACGGTAAAGATTTTGATCTTGCAGGTTTTGCAGTTGGAATCGCTGAAAAAGATGAAATGAACCGTCTTCCACACGTTAAAGCTGGTGATGTTCTTATAGCACTTCCAAGTTCAGGTGTTCACTCTAATGGTTTTTCACTCGTTCGCAAACTCTTCTTTGACAAACTAGGCTACACCTTTGAGACAGAGTTTGATGGCAAACCACTTATCGAGACGCTTTTAACCCCCACACGCATCTACGTGAAACTCTTTAAAGCGCTTAAACCCAAGATCAACGCTTTAGCGCATATCACAGGTGGAGGCATCGTTGAGAACCTTCCGCGTGTTCTTCCTGAAGGCTTACAAGCACAGGTGTATAAATCAAAAATCAAAACCCTCCCCGTTTTTGACTTTATGAGCCAATACGTCGAAGAGAGCGAAATGCACCGCACGTTCAATATGGGCGTAGGAATGATCCTCGTGGTCAGTCCTGAGAATGTCGATGATGTCCTTGCACACAGTGATGGCTATGTCATCGGGGAGCTTAAAACTGGCGAACGTAGTGCCATTATGCTCTAA